The Pigmentiphaga aceris DNA segment TTCCAGACAGGCGTCGAAAAAACAGACAAGCCGCCAGACTCCTACGCACGCAACGCCAACCCTGGGAAATCGCGACCTGCTTGCCGCACTGCTTGGACGGGGATGCCAGACTGTCCGCCAAGCGCTTGGCCAACGTGCGCAGCTAATCACTTATCTGGTCACCGCGACTACCATCGCCGCCATGCTGTGGGCTGCTGCCTTCCTGATGGACGAGCAGGCGCGTGTCCATAACATGCCCGTGCTCGCCCTGATGGTTACCGGCCTGATGCTGGTCGCAGGTAGGCCGGCCAGCGCAATTGCACACATCCATCACGCGCGATCAGCCCAACTGGCTGAACTGATGCTGGCCCCCGGCATGCCGCCACGCGACCGTCTGGGCGGCATGTTGATGCGGCAGGTGGCGCATTGTCTGGTGGAACGCATTGCGCTGGTCAGCCTGACGGCAGCCGTCGCCCTGCACCTCGCCTACCCGGTAAGTCTGCCTTGGTTGATATGGTGGACATGCTTCAGCATGGTCGTGCTGGTGCTGGCGCTAGGCGCTGCATGGCTCGCGTCGCAAGGGCAGCGTGGTGGATGGGGGCGAGCAGGTATCAGCGCACTGCTGATGGTACTGGGCACTGCCACCAACATCTGGGTGGCGAAGAACGAGACGGCCCTGTCCATCGGTTGGCTGGCAGCCTGGGGCGGGTGGAGCATGCTGGCAGCGGCGTGGTGGTTGACGTGTTGGCGTCGCGTGAGCGGCGGACCTCGCGGCAACGCAGGTCTGGCCACATGACATACGGGATTTCAGGTGGAAACCCGCATGTCATACGACAACCTACAACACAGCACTGATTGATGAAAAAGTCAGCCCGAGCATCGGGCTATCCCCAATCGCCTATCTTGTACGACAACGTATGATTAGCGTAGCGATACGGAGTCACGAAAGATCCGGACGCCCCCACCCGACACATCGCACGGTGCCCAGACGCCGGCGGTAAATACCCAGGTGGGCGTTGCCTGCGGTATGGGCAGCGTCCATCTGGAACAGGATGCTTGCCATGAAAAAAATCGCCCTGGCTTTTTCCCCGCAGACCGCTAACCGCCTGCGTGCAGCCACCCTGGCCGCAGTCTGCGCAACCGCAGGCTTCGCTGCATCCGCGCCCGCGCTGGCACAGACCACTGACTGGCCCACCAAGAACGTCACCATCGTCGTTCCCTTCCCGCCCGGTGGCTCCACCGACGCCGTGGGTCGCGTCATGGCTCAAGGCTTGCAAACACAGCTTGGCCAAACTTTCTTGATCGACAATCGTCCGGGTGCCACCGGCACGATCGGTGCAGCCTCGGTGAAGCGCGCTGCACCCGATGGCTATACCCTGCTGTTCGCGTCGCTGGGCCCGTTTGTCATCTCGCCGCATCTGATCAAGGGCGTGGCTTACGACGCGACGAAAGACTTCGACTACATCAGCGTGCCGGTGCAGGCACCCAACGTGCTGGTCGCCAGCCCCAAGCAAACCGCACAGACGGTCGCCGACGTGATCGCGGAACTGAAGAAGCGTCCGGGTGCGGTCAGCTTCGCCAGCTCGGGCAATGGCTCGTCTGACCACCTGTCGGCAGAACTGTTCTGGCAGCAGACCGGCACGCAAGGCCTGCATGTGCCGTACAAGGGCGGCGGCCCGGCAGTCAACGACTTGCTGGGTAGCCAGGTCGACTTCTCGTTCCAGAACGTCAACACCGTGATCGCCCACCTGCGCGCCAAGTCACTGCGTCCGATCGCCGTGACCGGCCACACGCGTTCGCCCGTGCTGCCTGACGTCCCGACCCTGGCTGAAGTAGGCGTGCAAGGTGCCGAGATCTACTCGTGGCAAGGTTTCGCAGCACCCAAGGGCCTGCCGCCCGCCGTGCTGAAGAAAATTTCCGATGCCACCATTGCTACCTTCCGCGATCCGGCCATTGCCAAGCGCATGACTGACCAAGGTCTGGAAATCGTTGCCAACACGCCGGAAGAAATGACCGCCTTCCAGTCCAAGGAATCGGCCCGCTGGAAGCAACTGATCGAAACCCGCAAGATCACGGCGGACTGAGTCATCTGATGTCGTGTGCCGTGGTGCGCTGAGTGCGTGCCGCGGCATTTGGTGTTTGTTGTGCCGTGTTTTCCTGCTGGTTTTTGCTGTGATTTCTTGATCGTATGAAGTCCGTTCTTAGCCCCTTTTAGTTTTCGTCCTGCTTTTTTCGTCCCGTTCTTTTCGTTCTTTTCCTATTCGCTTATCGCCGTCGCATTGCCTTCGCGCAGCAGCCCCATCGCAGGGGCCTCTACGCAGTGTTCCACTTTCGCCAGCCGCAGCCATCTATGTCCAACACCTCCCCCCGCATCCCCGCATCCAGCCCACGCATCACCGACGTCCGAGTCATTCCGGTCGCCGGCCATGACAGCATGTTGCTCAACCTGAGCGGCGCACATGCACCGTTCTTCACGCGCAATCTGCTGCTGTTGACTGACAGCGACGGTCGCACGGGTATAGGCGAAGTGCCGGGCGGCGAAGGCATTCGGCAGACGCTGGAAGACGCGCGGCCGCTGATCGTCGGTCAAACGCTGGGTAACTACCAAAAGGTGCTGGCCGACGTGCGCCGCGAGTTCGCCCAGCGTGACCAGGGCGGACGCGGACTGCAGACCTTCGATCTGCGCATCACCATTCACGCCGTGACAGCGGTTGAAACCGCCATGCTCGACTTGCTGGGCCAATTCCTGGAAGTGCCGCTGTGCGCACTGCTGGGCGACGGTCAGCAACGCGATGCGGTCGAAATGCTGGGCTACCTGTTCTTCGTTGGCGACAGCAAGCGCACCGACCTGCCCTATCGCCGCGACGAAAACGCCGAAAACAGCTGGTTCGGCGTGCGCGACCTGGAAGCCCTGACCCCCGCAACCATCGTGCGCCAGGCTGAAGCGGCCTACGAACGTTATGGCTTCCGTGACTTCAAACTCAAGGGCGGCGTGCTGCGCGGCGAGGAAGAAGTCGAAGCCATTCGCGCCCTGCACGCCCGCTTCCCCGAAGCACGCGTCACGCTCGACCCCAATGGCGGCTGGCTGCTGAAAGACGCCATTCGCCTGTGCCGTGACTTGCATGGCGTGCTGGCCTACGCGGAAGACCCTTGCGGCGGCGAAGGCGGCTTCTCGGGCCGCGAAGTCATGGCCGAATTCCGTCGTGCCACTGGCCTGCCTACCGCCACCAACATGGTTGCCACCGACTGGCGTCAGATGGTGCACGCGATCTCGCTGCAAGCCGTCGATATCCCGCTGGCCGACCCGCACTTCTGGACCTTGCAAGGCTCGGTTCGCGTCGCCCAGCTGTGCGAATCCTTCGGCCTGACCTGGGGTTCGCATTCCAACAATCACTTCGACATCTCGCTGGCGATGTTCACCCATGCAGCCGCCGCTGCACCGGGCCGCGTGACTGCCATCGACACCCACTGGATCTGGCAGGACGGTCAAGGCCTGACGATCAACCCGCCGCAAATCATCGACGGCCACGTTGCCGTGCCGACCACACCGGGCCTGGGCGTGACCCTCGACATGGCAAAGGTCGAGCAGGCGCACCAGCTTTATCTGCAACACGGTCTGGGCGCACGCGACGACGCGATTGCCATGCAATTCCTGTCGCCGAACTGGCGCTTCGACGCCAAGCGCCCTTGCCTGGTTCGCTGAAAACCGGAGAAGAACACAGGAACTATCCAGTAAGTGCCCAATAAGTGCCAAGGGATAACCCGTAGCCAAGCCACTGAATAAGACATCCCCATGACTCACCAGGGCAAAAGTGCCGTATGGTGGCATTGATGAAATACCGCGCGCCGTGTCCCGGCATGGCACTCGGTATCATCGACGCCAACATGCAGTCCTTCGAAGAAGGGACGGCAGCCCTGGAGAGCATTAGGATGGACAAGGCAACACCCCGTAGCGCAGCTGCTGCGGGCACCCAAAGCATCGAACGCGCTATGGAAGTCCTGCGTTTCGTTGCCAGCGCACACCATCGTGGCGCGCGACTGACTGACGTCGTAGACGCACTCAAGCTAAGCAAATCCACCGCACGACGCCTGCTGGGCGCGCTGGCCCGTTCGGGCATGGTGGAACAGAATCCCGACAATAAACACTACGTACTGGGCGAAGAGGCCTGGGTGCTGGGCACCTTGGCCAATGGTCGTCAGCGCCTGCTCGACGCCGCCACCGACAGCGTCACGCGCCTGGCAAAGCTCACCGGCGACACCGCATTCCTGGTGATTCCGCGCGGCAGCTACAGCGTCTGTGTATTGCGCGAAGAAGGCTCGTACCCGATTCGTACCCATCTGCTGCAACCAGGTGGACGCCACCCCTTGGGCATCAGTGCCGCAGGCCTGGCCATTCTTGCCTCGCTGCCCGATGCCGACATGGAATCTGCGCTGCAAGCCAACGCAGCCGTCATTGCCGAACACTATCCACGTGTGCAGCTCGCACGCGTGCGCGAAATGGCTGCCCAGACGCGTCGCGACCGGGTGGCGCTCAACCCCGGCATGATCCTCGAAGGTTCGTGGGCGCTGGGTGTGGCCATCACCGATAAGCAGGGCCGCCCGATCGGCGCGTTGTCGATTGCAGCCATCGAGTCGCGCATCGTCGGTGCACGCCAGGAAAGCCTGTCGGCCCTGCTGCGCACCGAGGCCGACACCGTCATGCAACGCATCAACACCCTCTGATATGACACCGGCGTGGAAGGTATTGCGGGTCGCCGCAAGGCGTCCGCACGTCCTCTGATTACCGGCTTGTTGATTACTCCAGTTGTTGTTACCCCATTCAATACGCAATCAACCCACAAGGAAACGCACCATGACTCCCCAGGTATGCATCGCTGGTTGGGCCCACAGCCCCTTTGGCAAACACGACGCGCTGGACGTGGAAGACCTGATCCGGCTGGTGGCACAACCCGCGCTTGACGACGCGGGCGTAGAAGCGGCTCAGGTCGATGCGATTTTCCTGGGTACCTTCAACAACGGCCTGTCGCCGCAGGACTTTGGTGCAGCGCTGGTCGCCATGGCCGTCCCTGCTCTGCGCCACACCCCCGCCACCCGGCTGGAAAACGCGTGCGCAACCGGCTCGGCCGCCCTGCACGCCGCCATGCATTACATCGAATCGGGTGCCGGCAAGATCGCGCTGGTACTGGGTGTCGAGAAGATGACCGGTGTACCCAACGACAAGCT contains these protein-coding regions:
- the gudD gene encoding glucarate dehydratase; translation: MSNTSPRIPASSPRITDVRVIPVAGHDSMLLNLSGAHAPFFTRNLLLLTDSDGRTGIGEVPGGEGIRQTLEDARPLIVGQTLGNYQKVLADVRREFAQRDQGGRGLQTFDLRITIHAVTAVETAMLDLLGQFLEVPLCALLGDGQQRDAVEMLGYLFFVGDSKRTDLPYRRDENAENSWFGVRDLEALTPATIVRQAEAAYERYGFRDFKLKGGVLRGEEEVEAIRALHARFPEARVTLDPNGGWLLKDAIRLCRDLHGVLAYAEDPCGGEGGFSGREVMAEFRRATGLPTATNMVATDWRQMVHAISLQAVDIPLADPHFWTLQGSVRVAQLCESFGLTWGSHSNNHFDISLAMFTHAAAAAPGRVTAIDTHWIWQDGQGLTINPPQIIDGHVAVPTTPGLGVTLDMAKVEQAHQLYLQHGLGARDDAIAMQFLSPNWRFDAKRPCLVR
- a CDS encoding Bug family tripartite tricarboxylate transporter substrate binding protein, translating into MKKIALAFSPQTANRLRAATLAAVCATAGFAASAPALAQTTDWPTKNVTIVVPFPPGGSTDAVGRVMAQGLQTQLGQTFLIDNRPGATGTIGAASVKRAAPDGYTLLFASLGPFVISPHLIKGVAYDATKDFDYISVPVQAPNVLVASPKQTAQTVADVIAELKKRPGAVSFASSGNGSSDHLSAELFWQQTGTQGLHVPYKGGGPAVNDLLGSQVDFSFQNVNTVIAHLRAKSLRPIAVTGHTRSPVLPDVPTLAEVGVQGAEIYSWQGFAAPKGLPPAVLKKISDATIATFRDPAIAKRMTDQGLEIVANTPEEMTAFQSKESARWKQLIETRKITAD
- a CDS encoding IclR family transcriptional regulator; this translates as MALGIIDANMQSFEEGTAALESIRMDKATPRSAAAAGTQSIERAMEVLRFVASAHHRGARLTDVVDALKLSKSTARRLLGALARSGMVEQNPDNKHYVLGEEAWVLGTLANGRQRLLDAATDSVTRLAKLTGDTAFLVIPRGSYSVCVLREEGSYPIRTHLLQPGGRHPLGISAAGLAILASLPDADMESALQANAAVIAEHYPRVQLARVREMAAQTRRDRVALNPGMILEGSWALGVAITDKQGRPIGALSIAAIESRIVGARQESLSALLRTEADTVMQRINTL